In Oryza sativa Japonica Group chromosome 3, ASM3414082v1, one DNA window encodes the following:
- the LOC4331373 gene encoding transmembrane and coiled-coil domain-containing protein 4, with protein sequence MATTLTPTQRYAAGALLALALRQAQIHQSVLLGAHHHHDDDDEEQGRTSTSSGGGGGSSSSSSNSGAGADADLWTHDSHGLLRPVFRFLEIDPKAWSGLEETAASSEAKHHIGAFLRIIFEEDGESSSDRSVQELALAKGVDVMVMSLGNDSEVGNTIKGGDQDALPSSSGTDKSPGESSHDDQLGINKLTLDDIPANNHRKMALLFALLSACVADKPVSQEEEDRKSTRFRKGYDARHRVALRLLSTWLDVKWIKMEAIEVMVACSAMAAAKEQEQSQESASPKSKWEKWKRGGIIGAAALTGGALLAITGGLAAPAIAAGFGALAPTLGTLVPVIGASGFAAMATAAGSVAGSVAVAASFGAAGAGLTGSKMARRIGSVKEFEFKPIGENHNQGRLAVGILISGFAFDEDDFCRPWEGWQDNLERYILQWESKHIIAVSTAIQDWLTSRLAMELMKQGAMRTVLSGLLAAFAWPATLLAATDFIDSKWSVAIDRSDKAGKMLAEVLLKGLQGNRPVTLIGFSLGARVIFKCLQELALSSDNEGLVERVVLLGAPVSVKGERWEAARKMVAGRFVNVYSTDDWILGVTFRASLLTQGLAGIQAIDVPGVENVDVTELVDGHSSYLSAAQQILEHLELNTYYPVFVPLSAANEETDGTVAQ encoded by the exons ATGGCCACGACGCTGACGCCGACGCAGCGCTACGCGGCGGGGGCGCTGCTGGCGCTCGCGCTCCGCCAGGCCCAGATCCACCAGTCCGTCCTCCTcggcgcccaccaccaccacgacgacgacgacgaggaacaGGGGcgcaccagcaccagcagcggcggcggcggcggcagctcctcctcctcctccaactccggcgccggcgccgacgccgacctctGGACACACGACTCCCacggcctcctccgccccgTCTTCAG GTTCCTGGAGATCGATCCCAAGGCGTGGTCGGGgctggaggagacggcggcgtcgtccGAGGCCAAGCATCACATCGGCGCG TTTCTAAGGATAATATTCGAAGAAGATGGCGAAAGCTCCTCAGACAGATCCGTTCAGGAGCTTGCCTTGGCAAAAGGAGTTGATGTGATGGTAATGAGTTTGGGCAATGACAGTGAAGTGGGTAACACAATTAAAGGTGGGGATCAAGATGCTTTGCCTAGCAGCTCTGGAACAGATAAATCCCCAGGGGAAAGCTCTCATGATGACCAGTTAGGAATCAATAAATTGACCTTAGATGATATTCCTGCTAACAATCACCGGAAGATGGCATTGCTGTTTGCTCTTCTCTCGGCTTGTGTTGCTGATAAACCTGTATCACAAGAGGAAGAGGACAGAAAATCAACCCGCTTCAGAAAGGGTTATGATGCTCGGCATCGTGTTGCTCTTCGGCTGCTATCTACATGGCTTGATGTGAAGTGGATCAAAATG GAAGCAATTGAGGTTATGGTTGCATGCTCTGCCATGGCAGCAGCGAAAGAACAAGAACAATCACAAGAAAGCGCATCACCCAAAAGTAAATGGGAAAAATGGAAGCGTGGAGGAATAATTGGTGCAGCTGCTTTGACTGGAGGAGCACTGTTGGCTATTACTGGGG GTTTAGCTGCTCCAGCAATTGCTGCAGGGTTTGGTGCTCTTGCTCCAACCCTGGGCACACTTGTCCCTGTTATAGGAGCTAGCGGATTTGCTGCTATGGCTACCGCTGCAGGATCTGTTGCTGGCTCTGTGGCAGTTGCTGCATCATTTGGAG CTGCTGGAGCTGGCTTGACGGGGAGCAAAATGGCCAGAAGAATTGGGAGCGTGAAAGAATTTGAGTTCAAACCTATTGGTGAAAACCATAATCAGGGT CGGCTTGCAGTTGGCATCTTAATTTCCGGATTTGCTTTTGATGAGGATGACTTTTGTAGACCTTGGGAAGGATGGCAGGATAACCTAGAGAG GTACATCCTTCAATGGGAGTCTAAGCATATAATTGCAGTGAGTACAGCAATACAGGATTGGCTGACATCAA GACTTGCTATGGAATTGATGAAGCAAGGTGCAATGAGAACCGTATTAAGTGGTCTTCTTGCAGCATTTGCATGGCCAGCTACACTGCTTGCGGCTACAGACTTTATTGATAGTAAATGGTCTGTTGCTATTGACAG ATCAGATAAGGCAGGAAAAATGCTTGCTGAAGTGCTTCTCAAGGGATTGCAAGGAAATAG GCCTGTGACTCTCATTGGGTTTTCACTAGGTGCACGTGTTATATTTAAGTGTTTACAGGAACTTGCTTTATCGAGTGATAATG AGGGACTTGTTGAGAGGGTGGTTCTTCTTGGTGCTCCAGTTTCTGTGAAAGGCGAGCGGTGGGAGGCTGCAAGGAAG ATGGTTGCTGGAAGATTTGTGAATGTGTACTCCACAGATGACTGGATTCTTGGTGTTACTTTTCGTGCGAG TCTGCTAACACAAGGGTTGGCTGGCATCCAGGCCATTGATGTCCCTGGTGTTGAAAAT GTCGATGTTACGGAGCTTGTCGATGGCCATTCGTCTTACCTGTCGGCAGCACAACAGATACTGGAGCATCTTGAACTAAATACCTACTATCCGGTTTTTGTTCCCCTGAGCGCAGCCAACGAAGAAACAGATGGAACAGTTGCACAGTAA
- the LOC4331376 gene encoding thymidine kinase isoform 1 (isoform 1 is encoded by transcript variant 1), whose protein sequence is MSSICAMRSLLAASTFLRSGASPLLRPLSRPLPSRLNLSRFGPVRPVSAAAAAADKSRGGGGSAMEAQPSYPGEIHVIVGPMFAGKTTALLRRVQVEAGTGSRNVALIKSDKDNRYGLDSVVTHDGTKMPCWALPELSSFQDKLGTEAYDKVDVIGIDEAQFFDDLHDFCCKAADRDGKIVVVAGLDGDYKRNKFGSVLDIIPLADSVTKLTARCELCGRRAFFTLRKTRETKTELIGGADVYMPVCRQHYLDGQIVIEATRIVLDLEKSKVIHAFK, encoded by the exons ATGAGCTCCATTTGCGCCATGAgatccctcctcgccgcctccaccttcctccgctccggcgcTTCCCCTCTGCTGCGGCCCCTTTCCCGTCCTCTCCCTTCCCGCCTGAATCTTTCCCGATTCGGTCCGGTGAGGCCGgtctctgcggcggcggcggcggcggacaagtctcgaggcggaggcggctccGCGATGGAGGCCCAGCCGTCGTATCCCGGTGAGATTCACGTCATCGTGGGCCCCATGTTCGCCGGGAAGACCACTGCCCTTCTCCGACGCGTGCAGGTCGAGGCCGGCACTGGCAG CAGGAACGTGGCACTCATCAAGTCTGACAAGGACAATAGGTATGGATTGGATTCTGTCGTAACTCATGATGGCACAAAGATGCCATGCTGGGCTCTACCTGAGCTTTCAAGTTTCCAAGATAAATTAGGAACAGAGGCTTACGATAAG GTTGATGTCATAGGTATTGATGAAGCACAGTTTTTTGACGATCTTCATGATTTCTGCTGCAAAGCTGCTGACCGTGATGGAAAAATTGTTGTAGTCGCAGGGCTAGATGGTGACTACAAAAG GAACAAATTTGGGTCAGTTCTGGACATTATACCCTTGGCTGACTCGGTCACCAAGCTCACCGCACGCTGTGAGTTGTGCGGTCGCCGTGCATTCTTCACGCTGAGGAAGACACGGGAAACTAAGACCGAGCTCATTGGAGGAGCTGATGTGTACATGCCTGTATGTAGGCAACACTACCTGGATGGTCAGATTGTCATTGAGGCCACAAGGATTGTGCTGGATCTTGAAAAATCCAAGGTTATCCATGCTTTCAAGTGA
- the LOC4331377 gene encoding uncharacterized protein codes for MSSSRSQNRPVRSSKRRRRTPADASAATRDDPSPWESLHEDLLELIAWRVLAGDGDLLDYVRFRAVCPHWRSSTSCPRGRGIVDRRFHPRRWMLLPEGHGLYPGHGKLRGFVRFFNLSTGAFVRVHLPLFRDHCVLDSVDGILLLQRDHDTAIRLLHPFTGDILDLPPLETLLRYVSSKLVGDKWNYLRRIGAASINVSADQVVSLMMWSPGMVQVAFATSGEQQWRASSWYFNQIFSPLAFQGKLYMVRHELTYGEPEILQLDPPELEGMEPWLPPPTLIAKCPANTVNTSDSRFYHLVECDSEVLVIALSAGIHRKISVYRLADFMLGRRTLRVTCIGGNALFIGQRNLCVSSKAFPTVVGDTIVFHHYQQGYLAQYHLRSGTLEPASDGTIAEYAIPSPTCIIYHIYTCCFREQWNKGHIRFQGLLTINWRVKRKWRSGA; via the exons ATGTCTTCGTCGAGGTCTCAGAATCGGCCAGTGCGCAGCAGcaagcgccggcggcggacgccCGCTGACGCCTCTGCCGCCACCCGCGATGATCCATCACCGTGGGAGTCTCTGCACGAGGATCTACTGGAGCTGATCGCGTGGCGGGTgctggccggcgacggcgacctgctGGACTACGTCCGCTTCCGCGCCGTCTGCCCCCACTGGCGGTCCAGCACGTCCTgcccgcgcggccgcggcaTCGTAGACCGGCGATTCCACCCGCGGCGGTGGATGCTGCTCCCCGAGGGCCACGGCCTCTACCCGGGCCACGGCAAGCTGCGCGGTTTCGTCCGCTTCTTCAACCTCTCCACCGGCGCCTTCGTCCGCGTCCACCTCCCGCTCTTCAGGGACCACTGCGTCCTCGACTCCGTCGacggcatcctcctcctccagcgcgACCACGACACCGCcatccgcctcctccacccctTCACCGGCGACATCCTGGACTTGCCGCCATTGGAGACCCTCCTCAGGTACGTGAGCTCCAAGCTGGTGGGAGACAAGTGGAACTATCTCAGACGCATCGGTGCTGCATCCATCAACGTGAGCGCCGATCAAGTCGTGTCGCTCATGATGTGGTCACCCGGTATGGTCCAGGTAGCATTTGCGACCTCCGGGGAACAGCAATGGAGGGCTTCTAGCTGGTACTTCAACCAAATTTTCAGTCCATTGGCATTCCAAGGCAAGCTATACATGGTGCGGCATGAACTAACTTATGGTGAACCAGAGATTCTACAGCTCGATCCACCTGAGCTGGAAGGGATGGAACCCTGGCTGCCACCACCAACGTTGATTGCCAAATGTCCAGCAAACACAGTAAACACATCCGACAGCCGGTTCTACCATCTGGTAGAATGCGACTCGGAGGTTCTGGTGATCGCCTTAAGCGCTGGCATTCATAGGAAAATCTCAGTTTACAGACTAGCTGACTTTATGCTGGGAAGAAGGACTCTCCGGGTGACATGCATCGGTGGCAATGCTCTCTTCATTGGCCAGAGGAATCTGTGTGTCAGCTCCAAGGCGTTCCCTACCGTTGTGGGTGACACCATTGTCTTTCACCATTACCAGCAAGGTTATCTTGCTCAATACCACCTCCGCAGCGGCACATTGGAGCCAGCATCAGATGGAACGATTGCAGAATATGCTATACCAAGCCCTACTTGCATCATTTACCATATCTACACATGTTGCTTTCGTGAACAATG GAACAAGGGACATATAAG
- the LOC9270922 gene encoding cytochrome P450 84A1, protein MANGVAEYLLMDPWLVLWLVLASMAFALLHLRRRARRGAPPLPPGPRPLPIIGNMLMMDQLTHRGLAAMAARYGGLLHLRLGRVHMVVVSSPEHAREVLQVQDGDFSNRPASIAIAYLTYGRADMAFSHYGHFWRQVRKLSAVRLFSRRRAQSWRAVRDESAKLVGAIARRAGEAVDLGELIFGLTKDVIFRAAFGTRDGGGHGELEVLLQEFSKLFGAFNVGDFIPWLAWLDPHGINRRLRAARAALDSVIDRIIDEHVSNPAGDEDADMVDDMLAFLDEAGRDQTGGGGELQGTLRLTRDNIKAIIMDFVFGGTETVASAIEWAMAELLHSPGDLRRLQAELADVVGLGRGVEEGDLEKLPFLRCVAMETLRLHPPIPLLLHEAAADCVVGGYSVPRGARVVVNVWSVGRDAGAWKGDAGAFRPARFMAGGEAAGMDLRGGCFELLPFGSGRRACPAIVLGMYELELVVARLVHAFGWAPPGGVAPEELDMADGFGLTAPRAARLRAVPTPRLTCPM, encoded by the exons ATGGCGAACGGCGTGGCAGAGTACTTGCTGATGGACCCGTGGCTTGTTCTATGGCTCGTCCTGGCCTCCATGGCGTTCGCATTGCTGCACctgcggcggcgcgcacgccgtggggcgccgccgctgccgccgggtCCGCGGCCGCTGCCGATCATCGGAAACATGCTCATGATGGACCAGCTGACGCACCGCGGgctggcggccatggcggccagGTACGGCGGGTTGCTGCACCTCCGCCTCGGCCGCGTCCACATGGTGGTGGTGTCGAGCCCGGAGCACGCGCGCGAGGTGCTCCAGGTCCAGGACGGCGACTTCTCCAACCGGCCGGCGAGCATCGCCATCGCCTACCTCACCTACGGCCGCGCCGACATGGCCTTCTCCCACTACGGCCACTTCTGGCGACAGGTGCGCAAGCTCAGCGCCGTGCGGCTCTTCAGCCGGCGGCGCGCCCAGTCGTGGCGCGCCGTCCGCGACGAGTCGGCCAAGCTGGTCGGCGCCATTGCCAGGAGAGCCGGCGAGGCCGTCGACCTCGGTGAGCTCATCTTCGGGCTCACCAAGGACGTCATCTTTCGCGCCGCCTTCGGcacgcgcgacggcggcggccacggcgagcTGGAGGTTCTCCTGCAGGAGTTCTCCAAGCTGTTCGGCGCGTTCAACGTCGGGGACTTCATCCCCTGGCTCGCGTGGCTCGACCCGCACGGCATCAACCGACGGCtccgcgcggcgcgcgccgcccTCGACAGCGTCATCGACAGGATCATCGACGAGCACGTCAGCAaccccgccggcgacgaggacgcCGACATGGTGGACGACATGCTCGCGTTCCTCGACGAGGCCGGACGAGACcaaaccggcggcggcggcgagctgcagGGCACGCTCCGGCTGACGCGCGACAACATCAAGGCCATCATAATG GACTTCGTCTTCGGCGGGACGGAGACGGTGGCGTCGGCGATCGAGTGGGCGATGGCGGAGTTGCTGCACAGCCCCGGCGATCTCCGGCGGCTGCAGGCGGAGCTCGCCGACGTGGTGGGGCTCGGGCGCGGCGTGGAGGAGGGCGACCTGGAGAAGCTCCCCTTCCTCAGGTGCGTCGCCATGGAGACGCTGCGTCTCCACCCGCCGATCCCGCTGCTCCtccacgaggcggcggcggactgcgTCGTCGGCGGGTACTCCGTGCCGAGGGGCGCCCGCGTGGTGGTCAACGTGTGGAGCGTCGGCCGCGACGCCGGCGCGTGGAAGGGCGACGCCGGCGCGTTCCGGCCGGCGAGGTTcatggcgggcggcgaggcggcggggatGGACCTCAGGGGCGGATGCTTCGAGCTCCTGCCGTTCGGGTCGGGGCGGAGGGCGTGCCCCGCCATCGTGCTCGGGATGTACGAGCTGGAGCTCGTCGTCGCGCGCCTCGTCCACGCGTTCGGGTGGGCGCCGCCGGGCGGCGTGGCGCCGGAGGAGCTCGACATGGCGGACGGCTTCGGCCtcaccgcgccgcgcgccgcgaggCTCCGCGCCGTGCCGACGCCCCGGCTCACCTGCCCGATGTGA
- the LOC4331375 gene encoding salt tolerance receptor-like cytoplasmic kinase 1 gives MLLHRHRHRLLCCGGGVATAPGRFAGDAIADHQQAAAGAKNAAATSSARQLSWAQVEAMTRGFTSAVVGEGGFSTVYLGRVAGSLAAVKVHRSSERLQRAFRQELDALLRVRHPHIVRLLAFCDQRDEGVLVLEFAPNGNLHEQLHGGGGGGAMPWARRVAVALQVARALEYLHDRCEPQVVHGDVKSSNVLLDAAMGARLCDFGSARAGFSAAVHCPRPRPSALAVLGSPGYVDPHYLRSGVVTKKSDVYSFGVLLLELLTGTQAFRDGMLLTAAVAPKLKGAAAGDVEKLVDERLGCQYNAAEAATVAALAAACIGDNPSLRPSMADVVRTLEKPAQKAGR, from the exons ATGTTGCTGCACCGGCACCGGCACAGGCTGctctgctgcggcggcggcgtcgccaccGCCCCCGGCCGGTTCGCCGGCGATGCCATCGCGGACCATCAGCAGGCAGCCGCCGGCGCCAAGAACGCGGCGGCCACGTCGTCCGCGAGGCAGCTGTCGTGGGCGCAGGTGGAGGCCATGACGCGTGGGTTCACGTCGGCCGTCGTCGGCGAGGGCGGCTTCAGCACCGTCTACCTCGGCCGCGTCGCCGGCTCCCTCGCGGCCGTCAAGGTCCACCGCAGCAGCGAGCGCCTCCAGCGCGCCTTCCGCCAGGAGCTCGACGCCCTCCTCCGCGTCCGCCACCCCCACATCGTCCGCCTCCTCGCGTTCTGCGACCAGCGAG ACGAGGGCGTGCTGGTGCTGGAGTTCGCGCCGAACGGGAACCTGCACGAAcagctccacggcggcggcggcggcggcgcgatgccgtgggcgcggcgggtggcggtggcgctgcaGGTGGCGCGGGCGCTCGAGTACCTGCACGACCGGTGCGAGCCGCAGGTGGTGCACGGCGACGTCAAGTCGTCCAACGTCCTGCTCGACGCCGCCATGGGCGCGAGGCTCTGCGACTTCGGCTCGGCGCGCGCGGGGTTCTCGGCGGCCGTCCACTGCCCGCGCCCGCGTCCGTCGGCGCTCGCCGTGCTCGGCTCGCCGGGCTACGTCGACCCGCACTACCTCCGCTCCGGCGTGGTCACCAAGAAGAGCGATGTCTACAGCTTCGGCGTGCTGCTGCTCGAGCTGCTCACCGGCACGCAGGCGTTCCGCGACGGCATGCTGCTGACGGCGGCCGTCGCGCCCAAGCtcaagggcgccgccgccggcgacgtggagaaGCTCGTCGACGAGAGGCTAGGGTGCCAGTACAACGCCGCCGAGGCGGCGACcgtggcggcgctggcggcggcgtgcaTCGGCGACAACCCGAGCCTCCGCCCGTCGATGGCCGACGTTGTACGGACCCTGGAGAAGCCCGCGCAAAAGGCCGGACGGTGA
- the LOC4331376 gene encoding thymidine kinase isoform 2 (isoform 2 is encoded by transcript variant 2) — MSSICAMRSLLAASTFLRSGASPLLRPLSRPLPSRLNLSRFGPVRPVSAAAAAADKSRGGGGSAMEAQPSYPGEIHVIVGPMFAGKTTALLRRVQVEAGTGRNVALIKSDKDNRYGLDSVVTHDGTKMPCWALPELSSFQDKLGTEAYDKVDVIGIDEAQFFDDLHDFCCKAADRDGKIVVVAGLDGDYKRNKFGSVLDIIPLADSVTKLTARCELCGRRAFFTLRKTRETKTELIGGADVYMPVCRQHYLDGQIVIEATRIVLDLEKSKVIHAFK, encoded by the exons ATGAGCTCCATTTGCGCCATGAgatccctcctcgccgcctccaccttcctccgctccggcgcTTCCCCTCTGCTGCGGCCCCTTTCCCGTCCTCTCCCTTCCCGCCTGAATCTTTCCCGATTCGGTCCGGTGAGGCCGgtctctgcggcggcggcggcggcggacaagtctcgaggcggaggcggctccGCGATGGAGGCCCAGCCGTCGTATCCCGGTGAGATTCACGTCATCGTGGGCCCCATGTTCGCCGGGAAGACCACTGCCCTTCTCCGACGCGTGCAGGTCGAGGCCGGCACTGGCAG GAACGTGGCACTCATCAAGTCTGACAAGGACAATAGGTATGGATTGGATTCTGTCGTAACTCATGATGGCACAAAGATGCCATGCTGGGCTCTACCTGAGCTTTCAAGTTTCCAAGATAAATTAGGAACAGAGGCTTACGATAAG GTTGATGTCATAGGTATTGATGAAGCACAGTTTTTTGACGATCTTCATGATTTCTGCTGCAAAGCTGCTGACCGTGATGGAAAAATTGTTGTAGTCGCAGGGCTAGATGGTGACTACAAAAG GAACAAATTTGGGTCAGTTCTGGACATTATACCCTTGGCTGACTCGGTCACCAAGCTCACCGCACGCTGTGAGTTGTGCGGTCGCCGTGCATTCTTCACGCTGAGGAAGACACGGGAAACTAAGACCGAGCTCATTGGAGGAGCTGATGTGTACATGCCTGTATGTAGGCAACACTACCTGGATGGTCAGATTGTCATTGAGGCCACAAGGATTGTGCTGGATCTTGAAAAATCCAAGGTTATCCATGCTTTCAAGTGA